In Gemmatimonas sp., the DNA window CTCCGTGGCGGCATGGCTGCCGGGCAACGATTCACCGGGAATACCAAGCAGGCGGTCGGTATCCGCACCGTAGGCGAGCAGCACTACGTGGTAGCGCTCGCGCAACTCGTCGAGGCTCACGTCGGTGCCGACGCGCACGTGGCCGAGGTAACGGAACCCCACATGCGAGGCGATGCGGTCGAAGATGCGGGTGACGGACTTGATCTTGGGATGGTCCGGCGCCACGCCGCCGCGCACCAAGCCAAAGGGCGTGGGAAGGCGGTCGATCAGGTCGATGGCGATATCGGGCGCGGCCTTTTGAAGCGCCTCCGCCGCGTAAAAACCGGCTGGGCCCGATCCGACGATCGCGACCCGGACGTTGGCAAGTGGAATGGACATAAAGCGAAAAATAGCCGAACGACAACGGCGTGGTACCTTCAACGCATGCCTGACGACGCATTGCATTTCGAGGCCCTCACCGGCGCCGTGCTGCACGACAAATATCGGGTGGGACGTCGTCTTGGTCAGGGTGGAATGGGCGCGGTGTATCTGGCCGAACACCTCGGGATCGGCCGCGCCGTCGCCCTCAAGGTGGTGCGCCCCGATCTGCTGGCCGATCCCACAGCAGCCGAGCGATTCATGCGCGAGGCGCGGGCCGCCGGTGGAATTCAGCATCGCCACGTCGTCAATGTCACCGACTTCGGCGTGGATCGGGTGGCCGGCCACGACGTGGCCTATCTCGTGATGGAGCAGCTCCACGGCGAGACGCTCGAGGCCGTGCTCGAGGCGCAGCCTCGCTTGCCGCTCCCACTCGTCGTCGATATCGTCGAACAGGTATCGGCCGCACTCGCTGCGGCGCACGCGCGGGGCGTCGTCCATCGCGATCTCAAGCCGGCAAACATCTGGCTCACACCCGACGCACGGGGCGGCTTTCACGTGACGTTGCTCGACTTCGGGATCGCGAAGCTGCGCGACGATACCTTTGCCCGGCGTGACGCCGTACTGCCGATGGCGGTGAGCACCAACCCGACCGAGCACACCGCTACGCAGGTGGGGGAATCGATCGGGACGCCCGCGTACATGTCGCCGGAGCAGTGCGTTGGCGACGACGTCGATCGGCGCAGCGATCTCTATAGCCTCGGCGTCGTGGTCTATCAGATGATCGCCGGCACCCTCCCCTTTCGCGGTGACACCCGTGCCTTGTTGCGCGCGCATTTCGTCGCCGAGATCCCATCGTTTCCCCTCGAGGCGGGTGTCCCCGCGGCGGTGGAGGCGGTGGTGCGACGTGCGCTCGCCAAGGAGCCTGCCGCCCGCTTCGCGTCGGCACCGGCCTTCGCCGCGGCGCTGCGCGCGCACGCCTCGGGCTTCGGCGAAAGCATGCGACGCGCGTTGGTCATGTTCGCCGAACGTCTGCCAGAGTTGTCCATCCTTGGTGGCTACTTCGCGCTCCCCGGGCTGGTAGCGACGGTCCTCGGCGTGCTCGGCTCGCAGCTGCCCGGCTTTGCGCAGCCGATCGTCTGGGTGGTGGTGCTCATGACGGCGATGCTGCTCGTGACACCCGTTGCGATGGCGGGTATCGCCGCGATCTTCGGTGATTTGCGCGAACGGCCGTTCGTCCGGATCGACTGGCGCCGCGTCGCGCGCGCGGTGATCGGCGCGGGTGACGGAACGTCACGCGGTGATACGGTGCTGTATGTGGCGTGGGTGCGCACGGCCCTCCGCCGCTATCTCGCGACCAGTCGCGCGACCAAGGGCAACGGCATGAAGAACATGCTCACGTTCGTCGACGTGTTCCGACATGGCGGCGCGCCGAGCCCGCCCGAACGGCTTGAGGCGATGGCACTGGTGCTTCCTACGCGCGCGTTCGCGATCATGGCCTTCGCGCAGATCGGTGCCATGCTGTTGCTTCCCGCCGGTGCGATGTTGGCCGCGCTCGGCCTGACCTCGGCGCTGTCGATCCCGCCGTCGCGCGCGATGCCGCTGCTGGCGCTCTCGGGCGGCCTCGCGTTTACGGCGGTGTTGTTTCTGCAGGTGTTCATCGCACTGGTAGACGTCATGCTGTACGATCTCGCGTACGACATGACGGAGGGCTAGGCCGAAGTACGCGTGCACGCGCGTGCCTCCTCACGCACACCGACGTTTCCACACCCATGCGCCGAATCGCTCTCGCTCTCGTCAGTCTATCATTGCTGTCCGGCTGTCACCGCCAGATTACGCGGCAGGCCAACGCGCCGCGTAAAGCGGTGTTCATTCTGCTCGACGGCATCCCTGCCGACGTCGTCGAGCGGGTGGCCACGCCAAACATCGACGCCATCGCCGCGGCGGGTGGCTATGCGCGTGCGTATGTCGGTGGTGCGCTTGGAACACCGACCGAGACGCCTACGATTTCAGCGCCGGGCTACATGAGTTTGCTCACGTCAACGTGGGCCAACAAACACAACGTCTGGGGGAACAGCAACCTGTCCCCCAACTACGCCTTCTGGAACAGCTTCCGCATCGTCGAAGCCGTCGACTCTACGCGCCACACCGCGATCTTCTCCACGTGGCTGGACAATCGCACCGTGCTGATTGGGGCGGGCCGCACGGGGGCGGGCACCTTCACGCTCGATCACGCCGTCGACGGACTCGAGCTCGACACGGTCGCCTACCCGCACGACAAGGCATCACGATATATCCTCGCCATCGATGACCGCGTATCGCGCGATGCGGCGGCGTACATCGCGGCGAAGGGTCCCGACTTGAGTTGGGTATATCTGCAGCACACCGACGACGTCGCCCATGCGAACGGTGACAGCGAACCGTTCGATGCCGCGGTGCGCCAAGCCGATGAGTTCGTGGGACGCATCTGGGCAGCGGTGAAGCAGCGCGAGGCGATGGGTGAGCACTGGATGA includes these proteins:
- a CDS encoding serine/threonine-protein kinase yields the protein MPDDALHFEALTGAVLHDKYRVGRRLGQGGMGAVYLAEHLGIGRAVALKVVRPDLLADPTAAERFMREARAAGGIQHRHVVNVTDFGVDRVAGHDVAYLVMEQLHGETLEAVLEAQPRLPLPLVVDIVEQVSAALAAAHARGVVHRDLKPANIWLTPDARGGFHVTLLDFGIAKLRDDTFARRDAVLPMAVSTNPTEHTATQVGESIGTPAYMSPEQCVGDDVDRRSDLYSLGVVVYQMIAGTLPFRGDTRALLRAHFVAEIPSFPLEAGVPAAVEAVVRRALAKEPAARFASAPAFAAALRAHASGFGESMRRALVMFAERLPELSILGGYFALPGLVATVLGVLGSQLPGFAQPIVWVVVLMTAMLLVTPVAMAGIAAIFGDLRERPFVRIDWRRVARAVIGAGDGTSRGDTVLYVAWVRTALRRYLATSRATKGNGMKNMLTFVDVFRHGGAPSPPERLEAMALVLPTRAFAIMAFAQIGAMLLLPAGAMLAALGLTSALSIPPSRAMPLLALSGGLAFTAVLFLQVFIALVDVMLYDLAYDMTEG
- a CDS encoding alkaline phosphatase family protein; amino-acid sequence: MRRIALALVSLSLLSGCHRQITRQANAPRKAVFILLDGIPADVVERVATPNIDAIAAAGGYARAYVGGALGTPTETPTISAPGYMSLLTSTWANKHNVWGNSNLSPNYAFWNSFRIVEAVDSTRHTAIFSTWLDNRTVLIGAGRTGAGTFTLDHAVDGLELDTVAYPHDKASRYILAIDDRVSRDAAAYIAAKGPDLSWVYLQHTDDVAHANGDSEPFDAAVRQADEFVGRIWAAVKQREAMGEHWMIVITTDHGRDAVSGRGHGGKSVRERTTWIATNRPGLDARFTSGAAAIVDIAPSILHHLRIPIPAAVAKEMEGVSFLR